The Georgenia faecalis genome includes a window with the following:
- a CDS encoding metal-dependent hydrolase family protein has product MTIKAGTLIDGTGAEPLTDMIITVVDDRISAIRPAAESSEPVDLDCGDLTVIPGLIDCHDHLDLDVGDEEAQSREPVSYMAMKAVANAKVVLDAGITTLRYLGAPHGVDLELRRAIAAGEIPGPRLFVAAEPIMRTGGHAHFLGREADGVDDVRRAVREQLKKGADQIKVMASGGMSTAGSSPIVQEFTDEEIAAAIDEAHRALRPIAAHAHGGSGVTVAVRHGVDTIEHGVLLTREQVELIARSDTVLISTESVARAVAETPDMPDHYREKISGSLAASARMLAWAHEAGVTVAVGCDTAHARMDIEMSALVEAGWNPLEAIRCLTLNGAKVIRQQSELGSIEVGKIADLVAIDGDPLTDPSALRSVHHVMQAGRLVN; this is encoded by the coding sequence ATGACTATCAAGGCCGGAACCCTCATCGACGGCACCGGTGCCGAGCCCCTCACGGATATGATCATCACGGTGGTCGACGACCGGATCTCGGCGATCCGGCCTGCCGCCGAATCCAGCGAGCCGGTCGACCTCGACTGCGGCGACCTTACGGTGATCCCCGGGCTGATCGACTGCCACGACCACCTCGATCTCGATGTCGGCGACGAGGAGGCGCAGTCGAGGGAGCCCGTCAGCTACATGGCGATGAAGGCCGTGGCCAACGCCAAGGTCGTGCTGGACGCCGGCATTACAACGCTGCGGTACCTCGGCGCTCCTCACGGTGTTGACCTGGAACTGCGGCGTGCGATCGCAGCGGGGGAGATCCCCGGTCCCCGGCTGTTCGTCGCCGCTGAGCCGATCATGAGAACCGGCGGCCACGCGCACTTTCTCGGTCGAGAGGCGGACGGAGTCGACGACGTACGCAGAGCCGTCCGTGAGCAGCTCAAGAAGGGTGCAGACCAGATCAAGGTCATGGCGTCGGGCGGGATGTCGACGGCAGGGTCATCACCAATTGTCCAGGAGTTCACCGACGAGGAGATCGCGGCAGCGATCGACGAGGCACACAGGGCACTGCGTCCGATCGCCGCTCATGCTCACGGCGGGAGCGGCGTGACAGTCGCGGTGCGGCACGGTGTCGACACCATCGAGCACGGCGTGCTTCTGACCAGGGAGCAAGTCGAGCTAATCGCCCGGTCTGACACCGTCCTCATCAGCACGGAGTCGGTCGCTCGGGCGGTCGCCGAGACGCCGGACATGCCGGATCACTACCGCGAGAAGATCAGCGGGTCGCTCGCTGCGAGCGCCAGGATGCTGGCCTGGGCGCACGAGGCGGGTGTGACCGTTGCTGTCGGCTGCGACACCGCGCACGCGCGGATGGACATCGAGATGTCGGCGCTCGTGGAGGCGGGGTGGAATCCCCTCGAAGCCATTCGCTGCCTCACGCTCAACGGCGCGAAGGTCATCCGTCAGCAGTCGGAGCTGGGCTCAATCGAAGTGGGGAAGATCGCCGACCTCGTCGCGATCGACGGTGACCCTTTGACCGATCCCTCTGCTCTGCGTTCCGTCCATCACGTGATGCAGGCCGGGCGCTTGGTGAACTAG
- a CDS encoding ABC transporter substrate-binding protein, with product MHSTTKRGRRHLATFLAGAVALALAACSSGSPASERDESSVPGALEALSVAIGADPVNLDPRLTWVGQGYSINAHIYEPLVERTDDGEGNVEITGLLAETWENRDDTTWVFHLREGVTFHNGEPFTAEAAKFTIESIMDPDLATPLKVWTSTIESVEAEDDLTLVIRTVAPARGLLNSLVQVPIVSPQAVEEFGEEFTLNPTGTGPYQFVSYTPNNQVVIEQYPEYWGDQTGPETIDWRVMPESSARIAAIQAGEVQIAENIPPDQLPTLESNSDIEVATASTMRVIMMVPLLTNEWMQNPDFRRGLSLAIDRESIVEDLLGGTTEPANSVSPPGTVGHNDDLQPYPYDLDEAAALIEASGYDGSVIRVGAPQGRYQMDAQAGEAVAGMLEQAGVNVEFTALPWSEYSGQTAKGTDAFDFYFLGTTDFTLYPTSFYNGLFGCELGRNYYCDEDLSAKIDATAAMLDDDEAAAAYAEIQEIVYEDLPVVPLYWEPAITAVSQGLTGFHLRMDEYIVTTEVGSAEQ from the coding sequence ATGCATTCGACGACGAAGCGAGGAAGGCGGCACCTGGCCACGTTCCTCGCCGGCGCAGTTGCGTTGGCGCTGGCAGCCTGTTCATCGGGCTCCCCGGCGAGCGAGCGGGACGAAAGCTCGGTTCCGGGCGCCTTGGAGGCGCTCTCCGTGGCAATCGGCGCGGACCCCGTGAACCTCGACCCTCGTCTGACCTGGGTCGGCCAGGGCTACTCCATCAACGCCCACATCTACGAGCCGCTCGTCGAACGCACCGACGACGGCGAGGGCAATGTCGAGATCACAGGCCTGCTCGCGGAGACCTGGGAGAACCGCGACGACACGACATGGGTCTTCCACCTGCGTGAGGGCGTGACCTTCCACAACGGAGAGCCCTTCACCGCGGAGGCCGCGAAGTTCACCATCGAGTCGATCATGGATCCGGATCTGGCTACCCCGCTGAAAGTCTGGACGTCGACGATCGAGTCCGTCGAGGCGGAGGACGACCTCACGTTGGTGATCCGCACGGTCGCTCCGGCACGTGGCCTGCTCAACTCGCTTGTCCAGGTCCCGATCGTCTCTCCGCAGGCGGTCGAGGAGTTCGGCGAAGAGTTCACGCTCAACCCGACGGGCACAGGGCCGTACCAGTTCGTCTCCTACACCCCGAACAACCAAGTCGTCATCGAGCAGTACCCCGAGTACTGGGGCGACCAGACCGGCCCCGAGACGATCGACTGGCGGGTCATGCCCGAGTCGTCGGCGCGTATCGCCGCCATTCAGGCGGGTGAGGTCCAGATCGCCGAGAACATCCCACCGGACCAGCTGCCCACGCTCGAGTCGAACTCGGACATCGAGGTCGCCACTGCCAGCACGATGCGGGTCATCATGATGGTCCCGCTTCTGACAAACGAGTGGATGCAGAACCCTGACTTCCGCCGGGGGCTGTCGCTCGCCATCGACCGAGAGAGCATCGTGGAGGATCTGCTCGGAGGGACGACCGAGCCCGCCAACTCCGTGTCGCCACCAGGGACGGTCGGCCACAACGATGATCTGCAGCCGTATCCGTACGACTTGGACGAGGCGGCCGCGCTGATCGAGGCGTCGGGCTACGACGGCTCAGTGATCCGGGTCGGCGCCCCACAGGGCCGCTACCAGATGGACGCCCAGGCGGGCGAGGCGGTCGCCGGGATGCTCGAGCAGGCCGGCGTCAATGTGGAGTTCACCGCACTGCCCTGGTCCGAGTACAGCGGCCAGACGGCCAAGGGCACGGATGCCTTCGACTTCTACTTCCTCGGGACGACCGACTTCACCCTCTACCCCACGTCGTTCTACAACGGGCTCTTCGGCTGCGAGCTGGGGCGGAATTACTACTGCGACGAGGACCTCTCGGCCAAGATCGACGCCACCGCCGCGATGCTCGACGACGACGAGGCTGCCGCCGCTTATGCGGAGATCCAGGAGATCGTCTACGAGGACCTGCCCGTCGTGCCCTTGTACTGGGAGCCAGCGATCACAGCGGTCTCCCAGGGACTCACCGGATTCCACCTCCGCATGGACGAGTACATCGTCACCACCGAGGTCGGGAGCGCCGAGCAGTGA
- a CDS encoding metal-dependent hydrolase family protein translates to MHFALHAGTVIDPVAGALPDHIIEVQDGTITAVSPAADWSGSGVPVHDASTLVVVPGFVDCHDHLTISGGDEVEQALRPFARQAVTATVVARTIIEAGITTVRTLGDADAMDIKAKRAIDEGKIPGPRIIPAVAPITRTGGHAHFMGTVADGEDAVRRAVRQHLATGARWIKVMASGGNSTPGSDPMVQEFTDAELLAVGDEAARAGLDVTGHLHGGPAVDTAIKAGFRSIEHGAFLTTEQLDQIAEAGMWLVSTVGIGRAVADDPTAPEFYRVKAQRALARRIQMLREARARGVKVAIGCDGNHGKVAVEADALLEAGFAPLEVLRSLTLEGARLCRTDDVQGTVEVGKHADLVVLGSDPLASASSYSDVRAVYRYGQLYPVSQPRSSERLSDQHLTREPVVNGPATAGA, encoded by the coding sequence ATGCACTTCGCGCTCCATGCCGGCACCGTGATCGACCCCGTAGCGGGGGCTCTACCGGATCACATCATCGAGGTGCAGGACGGCACCATTACCGCGGTCTCGCCCGCGGCGGACTGGTCGGGCTCCGGAGTTCCCGTCCACGACGCCTCCACGCTAGTCGTCGTCCCAGGGTTCGTCGACTGTCACGACCACTTGACCATCAGTGGCGGCGACGAGGTGGAGCAGGCGTTGCGTCCGTTCGCTCGCCAGGCCGTAACCGCCACGGTCGTCGCCCGAACGATCATCGAGGCCGGGATCACCACTGTCCGCACGCTGGGTGATGCCGACGCGATGGACATCAAGGCCAAGCGGGCGATCGACGAGGGAAAGATCCCGGGGCCGCGAATTATCCCAGCCGTCGCACCGATCACGCGGACCGGTGGCCACGCCCACTTCATGGGCACGGTCGCGGACGGCGAGGATGCCGTGCGGCGCGCGGTCCGGCAGCACCTGGCGACCGGCGCGAGATGGATCAAGGTCATGGCATCCGGGGGCAACTCCACGCCGGGCAGCGACCCCATGGTGCAGGAGTTCACGGATGCGGAGTTGCTTGCCGTCGGTGACGAGGCCGCTCGTGCGGGCCTCGACGTCACCGGGCACCTGCACGGTGGGCCGGCCGTTGACACGGCCATCAAAGCCGGGTTCCGCAGCATCGAACACGGCGCATTCCTGACCACGGAGCAGCTCGACCAGATCGCCGAGGCGGGCATGTGGCTCGTCAGCACAGTTGGCATCGGCCGTGCGGTGGCGGACGATCCCACCGCACCGGAGTTCTATCGCGTCAAGGCTCAGCGAGCGCTGGCCCGTCGCATCCAGATGCTCCGTGAGGCGCGCGCACGTGGTGTCAAGGTCGCGATCGGCTGCGACGGCAACCACGGGAAGGTCGCGGTCGAGGCAGACGCACTCCTCGAGGCGGGGTTTGCGCCGTTAGAGGTGCTCCGATCACTCACTCTCGAGGGCGCGCGGTTGTGCCGCACGGACGACGTGCAGGGCACCGTCGAGGTTGGCAAGCACGCCGACCTAGTCGTCCTCGGCAGTGACCCTTTGGCCAGCGCCTCGTCGTACTCCGACGTCCGCGCTGTCTACCGGTACGGCCAGCTCTACCCCGTCTCGCAACCGCGCAGTTCCGAGCGACTCTCCGATCAGCACCTGACGCGTGAGCCAGTGGTCAACGGACCCGCCACCGCCGGGGCCTGA
- a CDS encoding ABC transporter permease, producing the protein MRVLRAFFSRPLAGAASIILVALAFLALTADIIAPLRDAPQDLGNRLLPPGSTGDNGRFFLAGTDQLGRDMLTLLIHGTRVSLIVAVAAVVLGGGLGLLVGVISGYRAGWLDALLQRILDVQLAFPFLLLAMVIAAILGPGLINVIVVLALTSWVSYAKVVRATSLGLMGRDFVEASRAVGGRSSTIIARDIIPNVMSPFLVLASYEAAAMVIAEASLSYLGLGVPADLPTWGSMLSDGRDYVITAWWIAALPGVALVITALSFNLLGDGLRDALDPTQKKGRR; encoded by the coding sequence GTGAGAGTCCTCCGCGCTTTCTTCAGCCGTCCGCTCGCAGGCGCGGCCTCCATCATCCTGGTCGCCCTGGCGTTCCTAGCGCTGACCGCCGACATCATCGCGCCACTCCGTGACGCTCCCCAGGATCTCGGCAACCGTTTGCTGCCGCCGGGTTCCACCGGAGACAACGGACGCTTTTTTCTCGCAGGCACCGACCAGCTCGGCCGCGACATGCTCACGCTGCTCATTCACGGCACGCGAGTCTCCCTCATCGTGGCGGTCGCGGCCGTCGTGCTTGGCGGTGGGCTCGGGCTTCTCGTCGGCGTCATCAGCGGGTACCGCGCAGGTTGGTTGGACGCCTTGTTGCAGCGCATCCTCGACGTGCAGCTGGCATTCCCGTTCCTCCTGCTCGCGATGGTGATCGCAGCGATACTCGGACCTGGCCTGATCAACGTCATCGTCGTGTTGGCTCTGACGAGTTGGGTGTCGTACGCGAAAGTCGTTCGAGCGACGAGCCTGGGGCTGATGGGCCGGGACTTCGTCGAGGCGTCGCGCGCCGTCGGCGGGCGGTCATCGACGATCATCGCGCGCGACATCATCCCGAACGTCATGTCGCCGTTCCTCGTGCTCGCGTCCTATGAAGCGGCGGCGATGGTGATCGCCGAAGCGTCTCTGAGCTACCTGGGCCTCGGCGTCCCTGCTGACCTCCCCACCTGGGGGTCGATGCTGTCCGACGGCCGCGACTACGTCATCACCGCGTGGTGGATCGCCGCACTGCCTGGCGTCGCTCTGGTCATCACCGCACTGAGTTTCAACCTCCTCGGCGACGGGCTGCGTGACGCCCTCGACCCAACCCAGAAGAAAGGACGGCGCTAA
- a CDS encoding ABC transporter permease, with product MPAFIARRVGQAAIALFGVLMVAFFLLRVLPGDPAALMLSEFGTPEQIDDLRESMGLNEPLPVQFLAFIGQVLTGDFGESLARHRPALVVVLEYLPATLQLACAALLLTVLVAVPLGTLAALRRGTWVDGVVSVLAVLGQSMPTFWIGIMLIVFVAARTGWLPTSGYGGIDNLVLPTLTLAFAQIALISRLTRSSVLDVVSQDYLRTARSKGIGENRVIFAHGLRNAVLPVITMLGLQLGALLGGAVVTEAVFGWPGIGSLLVSAISSRDYPVVQVVILLSAAIFILVNLLLDLLYGVLDPRIKLRGRAS from the coding sequence ATGCCCGCGTTCATCGCCCGACGGGTTGGCCAAGCGGCCATCGCCCTTTTCGGTGTCCTGATGGTCGCCTTCTTCCTCCTGCGAGTCCTTCCCGGCGACCCGGCAGCCTTGATGCTCTCCGAGTTCGGCACACCCGAGCAGATCGACGATCTCCGCGAGAGCATGGGTCTGAACGAGCCACTCCCCGTGCAGTTCCTCGCGTTCATTGGACAGGTTCTCACCGGCGATTTCGGTGAGTCGCTCGCCCGCCACCGCCCGGCACTGGTGGTCGTGCTCGAGTACCTTCCTGCGACCTTGCAGCTCGCTTGCGCCGCCTTGTTGCTTACGGTTCTGGTCGCGGTGCCCCTGGGCACCTTGGCTGCGCTCCGTCGCGGTACCTGGGTTGACGGGGTCGTCAGCGTGCTGGCCGTACTCGGCCAGTCAATGCCGACCTTCTGGATCGGGATCATGCTCATCGTCTTCGTCGCGGCGCGGACCGGGTGGCTGCCGACCTCCGGCTACGGCGGCATCGACAACCTCGTGCTGCCGACCCTGACGCTGGCCTTCGCCCAGATCGCCCTCATTAGCCGCCTGACGCGCTCCAGCGTCCTGGACGTCGTCTCCCAGGACTACCTACGCACCGCACGCTCCAAGGGCATCGGCGAGAACCGGGTCATCTTCGCTCATGGGTTGAGGAATGCGGTCCTTCCGGTTATCACCATGCTCGGCCTCCAGCTCGGTGCGCTTCTTGGCGGTGCCGTGGTGACCGAGGCCGTATTCGGCTGGCCGGGCATCGGCTCACTGCTGGTGAGCGCGATCAGCAGCCGCGACTACCCGGTGGTGCAGGTCGTCATCCTCTTGTCGGCGGCGATCTTCATCCTCGTCAACCTGCTGCTGGACCTGCTTTACGGCGTCCTCGACCCGCGGATCAAACTGCGAGGGCGTGCATCGTGA
- a CDS encoding MurR/RpiR family transcriptional regulator yields MNRSVLDDIREMSASMSAAKRAVGDFILANWRYSAFLNAAELAAAAHVSESVVVRFAKELGLRGYPELQDAIRTLVMEDMGILGLYQGTTEDRTTSIDRRIQHSMDSDAANLTKTIQGIDAEDAEAAARLLNAARQVAVIGSRTSRGPASIATIYLNAVLANTRHFENTNSDVFDQLRVLDERDVVLAFILRHYNRDTVAQVKFARERGAKVIVVTDSFESPLVRYADYVFYAQVGGPSFYLSHVSMVAVVNVLLLLVATLGDADRQAANLADLEQIYDSFYYSTPVRKRANNSEKPVS; encoded by the coding sequence ATGAACCGTTCTGTCCTCGACGACATCCGCGAGATGTCCGCGTCCATGAGCGCGGCGAAGCGGGCCGTCGGTGACTTCATCCTGGCCAACTGGCGCTACTCGGCCTTCCTCAACGCAGCGGAGCTCGCGGCCGCTGCCCACGTGAGCGAATCCGTCGTCGTTCGCTTCGCGAAGGAACTGGGACTTCGCGGATACCCGGAACTACAGGACGCCATACGAACCCTCGTGATGGAGGACATGGGCATCCTCGGGCTCTACCAGGGGACAACGGAGGACCGCACGACCAGCATCGATCGCCGCATACAGCACTCGATGGACTCGGACGCGGCCAACCTCACCAAGACCATTCAGGGAATCGACGCAGAAGATGCCGAGGCCGCCGCGCGGCTGCTCAACGCCGCCCGCCAGGTCGCGGTCATCGGCTCGCGGACGTCACGCGGGCCGGCGAGCATCGCGACCATCTACCTGAACGCTGTGTTGGCCAACACGCGCCACTTCGAGAACACCAACTCGGACGTCTTCGACCAGTTGCGGGTGCTCGATGAGCGGGACGTGGTGCTGGCCTTCATCTTGCGCCACTACAACCGTGACACGGTCGCACAGGTCAAGTTCGCCCGTGAGCGCGGCGCGAAGGTCATCGTCGTCACAGACTCCTTCGAGTCTCCGCTGGTGCGCTACGCAGATTACGTCTTCTACGCCCAGGTCGGCGGACCGAGTTTCTACCTCAGCCACGTCAGCATGGTGGCGGTCGTCAATGTGCTCCTGCTGCTCGTGGCAACGCTCGGCGACGCTGACCGGCAGGCCGCGAACCTCGCTGACCTCGAGCAGATCTACGACTCGTTCTACTACAGCACGCCGGTTCGCAAGCGCGCGAACAACAGCGAGAAGCCGGTGAGCTGA
- a CDS encoding OmpA family protein: MSARSPRRGRTAAVVLAAGALALTTAAPAAAVDSPEDLPAPTPQQLAASVQVWSTEGSVRTLETVATEGAETTISLATDILFASQSYELPASAAPRIGQLLADVPDGAAVQVHGHTDSLVGPIPNDELSRNRAQAVADVIAAERPDLVLEVAGFADTEPVGPENPDDPATYAANRRVEIVYGG, translated from the coding sequence GTGAGCGCCCGCAGCCCCCGTCGCGGCCGGACCGCCGCCGTCGTGCTCGCCGCCGGCGCGCTCGCCCTCACCACCGCCGCCCCGGCTGCCGCCGTGGACTCCCCCGAGGACCTGCCGGCGCCCACCCCGCAGCAGCTCGCCGCGTCGGTCCAGGTCTGGTCCACCGAGGGCAGCGTGCGCACCCTCGAGACCGTCGCGACCGAGGGCGCGGAGACGACCATCTCGCTCGCGACCGACATCCTCTTCGCCTCGCAGAGCTACGAGCTGCCGGCCAGCGCCGCCCCGCGCATCGGCCAGCTCCTCGCGGACGTCCCCGACGGCGCGGCCGTCCAGGTGCACGGCCACACCGACTCCCTCGTCGGCCCCATCCCCAACGACGAGCTCTCGCGCAACCGCGCGCAGGCCGTCGCCGACGTCATCGCCGCCGAGCGGCCCGACCTCGTGCTCGAGGTCGCCGGCTTCGCGGACACCGAGCCCGTCGGCCCGGAGAACCCCGACGACCCGGCCACCTACGCCGCCAACCGCCGCGTGGAGATCGTCTACGGCGGCTGA